A genomic stretch from Candidatus Hydrogenisulfobacillus filiaventi includes:
- a CDS encoding protein of unknown function (Evidence 5 : Unknown function) has protein sequence MSQVLGSYKIPFHLHWSEFCLRSLAMPQAWVETTEQRNQLHRIEGKYAVGKALWAPKYDENGRKNASWTLLPQIAVGDIILHLVDGKFTGISIVDQTARDFRCLEGTRWSKYKDCYLVTLKNYQAFAQPLDPRILFQPPYRERAQQIVESESRLFYTKALTMQEAYLTRLPPPLIRLILDAYHLNLPVLAQIGGQEVTRAVDPNRGEYEADPTSIIREAAGRMQAAGYVMEVRDLASILIALTVRPFAIFSGRSGTGKTALTRLLAEVFGFYYLNVAVNPAWTDPTDLVGYISPTTHQPVQGALHDLLIRHVDDAILCLDEFNTAKVEHYFSDFMSAMETRQREFWGPLPALDQLARAQPSQEDRLQLPRRLRVIGTMNFDDSVQSLTPRLLDRATVFEFQPVTPEQILLSDHPERYGLAWDSLKDQPSLRWPFDGIPPLPDTVRAWFLDQLRQLEPGLRASRGELSPRLVVEFGSALALGNGVHDLFGATPEAAWMALLDQLLLTRVLPKFQGASRQGDLRALVRLAGVLTGSTPPEEPERWVAFLHDQGPSSHYPRTLAKIATLLTSAEEDGYAVYWQ, from the coding sequence ATGTCTCAAGTACTGGGAAGCTACAAAATCCCCTTTCATCTCCATTGGTCCGAGTTTTGTTTAAGGAGTTTGGCCATGCCACAAGCTTGGGTAGAGACGACTGAACAGCGAAATCAGCTGCACCGGATTGAGGGCAAATACGCTGTTGGAAAGGCATTATGGGCTCCAAAATATGATGAAAATGGTCGCAAGAACGCTTCATGGACATTGCTACCACAAATCGCGGTAGGGGACATCATTTTGCACTTGGTGGACGGTAAATTTACGGGAATCTCAATCGTCGACCAAACAGCAAGGGACTTTCGTTGTTTAGAAGGAACCAGGTGGTCCAAGTATAAAGATTGTTATCTAGTAACCCTAAAAAACTACCAGGCATTTGCGCAACCATTAGATCCCAGGATTTTGTTCCAGCCCCCATATCGCGAACGTGCTCAACAAATAGTAGAATCCGAGAGCCGTCTCTTCTATACAAAAGCCCTAACGATGCAGGAAGCTTACCTAACACGGCTGCCTCCGCCTTTAATACGCCTGATTCTAGATGCTTATCATTTGAACCTTCCCGTCCTAGCCCAGATTGGCGGCCAGGAGGTGACGCGCGCCGTGGACCCCAATAGAGGTGAATACGAGGCCGACCCCACCTCCATCATCCGAGAGGCGGCGGGGCGCATGCAGGCCGCGGGTTATGTTATGGAAGTCCGCGATTTGGCCAGCATACTCATCGCGCTCACCGTGCGCCCTTTCGCCATCTTTTCCGGCCGTTCGGGCACTGGAAAAACTGCATTAACCCGACTGTTGGCAGAGGTGTTTGGTTTCTACTATTTGAACGTGGCGGTCAACCCTGCTTGGACCGACCCAACCGACCTGGTGGGTTATATTAGCCCCACCACCCACCAGCCCGTGCAAGGCGCGCTTCATGACCTGCTAATCCGGCACGTAGACGATGCCATTTTGTGTCTCGATGAGTTCAATACCGCTAAGGTTGAGCATTACTTCTCGGATTTTATGAGTGCGATGGAGACCCGGCAACGGGAATTTTGGGGGCCCCTGCCGGCCTTGGACCAGTTGGCGCGCGCACAACCAAGCCAGGAAGACCGGCTCCAACTTCCCCGTCGCTTGCGGGTCATCGGCACCATGAACTTTGACGACTCGGTCCAATCCCTCACTCCCCGCTTGCTCGACCGGGCCACGGTGTTCGAATTCCAGCCAGTGACACCGGAACAGATCCTCCTCTCGGATCACCCCGAACGCTACGGGCTGGCCTGGGACAGCCTGAAAGATCAGCCGTCCTTACGATGGCCATTTGACGGCATCCCACCGCTGCCGGACACAGTTCGGGCCTGGTTTCTGGACCAATTGCGCCAGCTGGAGCCGGGCCTGCGAGCATCGCGGGGGGAGCTCTCCCCTCGCTTAGTGGTGGAGTTCGGATCGGCGTTGGCCTTAGGCAACGGGGTGCATGACCTCTTCGGGGCCACCCCTGAAGCGGCGTGGATGGCGCTGCTGGATCAGCTTCTTCTCACGCGGGTTCTGCCCAAGTTTCAAGGCGCCAGCCGACAGGGAGACCTTCGGGCCCTGGTTCGTCTGGCAGGCGTACTTACCGGGAGTACGCCGCCAGAGGAGCCCGAACGGTGGGTCGCCTTCCTGCATGACCAGGGACCAAGTAGCCATTATCCTCGCACCTTAGCCAAGATCGCTACCCTGCTCACCAGCGCCGAGGAGGATGGCTATGCCGTCTATTGGCAGTGA
- a CDS encoding conserved protein of unknown function (Evidence 4 : Unknown function but conserved in other organisms): protein MPSIGSELIRAQFGSRAVLSVHGPRQPRVVGPARPAPPSPRPLGHGVRVDPPEPLALFEDVPYEIRIYAPQPIALELGDHSLPLDWGGPLSADAWVLGTARVTLRALGWARFYLPELQQGLAIPVRARKLDYDQDYWAMLYDLEETARGLAARLHSTSREEVLEASVPIDLGAYWRRMLEALWEDMAQAISRAWAQLPVQAQRLDTVAAFDRLKRPRPADVRLWHQRQPPRQAVTRLEWVHRIPERQYLLDLLDYLLTRLKTLPSSPPLARMRRSVKRLRLQLCAELPANRLQPPPIPQGVLAQTLAPLQQVIQLHRRLNHGLLLSAGPIGVALEDVHRLYEYWVYLRLVATVVTETGGTLQDGIGIRRARHPLEVVFAEGQDQATIRLRDGRRLQVGYQPYYQRLPTVDQQPDNVITVTGDDTLLIFDAKYRFEHNETARQKYAEPGLEIPPIEAINQMHQYRDAIVIPVPPSALTWERRVRAAVTVFPLPADQHPRFADHRFWHSIGSVQVGAVPLLPGHDTLFRQVVRDLLALVNPGA, encoded by the coding sequence ATGCCGTCTATTGGCAGTGAATTGATTCGGGCCCAATTCGGTTCCCGTGCCGTCCTCAGCGTGCATGGGCCTCGACAACCCCGGGTGGTGGGACCTGCCCGCCCCGCACCACCGTCCCCGCGGCCGCTGGGGCACGGAGTACGCGTGGATCCCCCAGAGCCCTTAGCCCTGTTTGAAGACGTCCCCTACGAAATCCGAATTTATGCCCCCCAACCGATCGCCCTGGAACTGGGCGACCACTCCCTGCCGCTTGATTGGGGTGGCCCGCTCAGCGCGGATGCCTGGGTACTGGGAACCGCTCGTGTGACACTGCGAGCCCTAGGCTGGGCGCGGTTTTACCTGCCGGAACTCCAGCAAGGCCTGGCTATCCCTGTGCGAGCGCGCAAGCTGGACTATGACCAGGACTACTGGGCCATGTTGTACGACCTGGAAGAGACCGCCCGCGGCCTGGCCGCACGCCTTCACAGCACCAGCCGCGAGGAGGTGCTCGAAGCCTCCGTGCCGATAGATTTAGGTGCCTATTGGCGTCGGATGCTAGAGGCGCTCTGGGAAGACATGGCCCAGGCCATCAGCCGTGCCTGGGCCCAGTTGCCAGTCCAAGCCCAAAGGTTGGACACCGTCGCGGCCTTTGACCGCTTGAAGCGGCCGCGCCCAGCGGACGTTCGGCTGTGGCATCAGCGGCAGCCGCCTCGCCAAGCGGTCACGCGTTTAGAATGGGTGCACCGAATCCCCGAACGGCAATACCTGCTGGACCTGCTCGACTACCTGCTCACCCGTCTCAAAACCCTGCCTAGCAGCCCCCCGCTGGCACGTATGCGCCGCTCCGTCAAGCGCCTCCGTCTACAGCTATGTGCCGAGCTTCCCGCCAACCGGCTACAGCCGCCCCCGATTCCCCAAGGGGTGCTGGCCCAAACCCTGGCCCCGCTGCAACAGGTCATCCAGCTCCATCGCCGCCTGAACCATGGCCTGCTGTTGAGTGCCGGGCCCATTGGCGTCGCCCTAGAGGATGTGCATCGCCTGTATGAGTACTGGGTTTACCTGCGCTTGGTCGCCACCGTAGTTACGGAAACCGGCGGTACCCTCCAAGATGGGATTGGCATCCGACGGGCCCGGCACCCCCTGGAAGTGGTGTTTGCCGAGGGGCAAGACCAGGCTACCATTCGCCTGCGGGATGGGCGGCGGCTACAAGTGGGCTACCAGCCCTATTATCAGAGGTTACCAACCGTGGACCAACAGCCCGATAACGTCATCACCGTTACCGGCGACGATACCCTGCTCATCTTCGATGCCAAATACCGGTTTGAGCACAATGAGACGGCTCGCCAGAAGTACGCCGAGCCTGGGCTGGAAATCCCCCCCATTGAGGCTATCAACCAGATGCATCAGTACCGGGATGCTATCGTCATCCCCGTCCCCCCCTCTGCTCTGACCTGGGAGCGGCGGGTGCGGGCGGCAGTCACCGTCTTTCCCCTACCCGCCGACCAGCACCCTCGCTTTGCCGACCACCGCTTCTGGCATAGCATCGGCAGCGTCCAGGTGGGTGCCGTGCCACTATTACCCGGCCACGATACCCTGTTTCGACAGGTCGTGCGCGACCTGTTGGCCCTGGTTAACCCTGGGGCGTAA
- a CDS encoding protein of unknown function (Evidence 5 : Unknown function), giving the protein MPTTASGIASAASRWVPCHYYPATIPCFDRSCATCWPWLTLGRKHIRIPRELLGKWHITPNHDDTVAPTTQLLAFGLVMRLAHRLVMLRPIHKHTDPRAPRPLIVETYAGGARPLRQALAPLLGPGGHLAVSLTPSLLAAGRFEGRPALLAAYVSGHRNTLGLLTWNGHTWSRTGSLSEPPQYALTPLSADRFRLGLVPPVTYPLAAAAGRITALPAVRPGTIPNWILTPASGTVGGPVSPVPASPSAAGCPTPGPGATSPSTGRTRSGRPHYPVERPHRSQRHLPDHGHHPRPPGRPARPRRRLPPDCGAGPGQHQPPGTEVLDPGAAGVR; this is encoded by the coding sequence TTGCCGACCACCGCTTCTGGCATAGCATCGGCAGCGTCCAGGTGGGTGCCGTGCCACTATTACCCGGCCACGATACCCTGTTTCGACAGGTCGTGCGCGACCTGTTGGCCCTGGTTAACCCTGGGGCGTAAACACATCCGCATACCGCGCGAACTGCTCGGCAAATGGCATATCACACCGAATCACGACGATACGGTAGCCCCAACTACGCAGCTCCTCGCGTTCGGCTTGGTCATGCGCCTAGCGCACCGGCTGGTCATGCTGAGGCCCATCCACAAACACACAGACCCCCGGGCGCCCCGCCCGCTCATAGTAGAAACCTATGCCGGCGGTGCCCGGCCGTTGCGCCAGGCGCTCGCCCCCCTGCTGGGGCCGGGCGGGCACCTGGCGGTGAGTCTTACCCCCTCCCTGCTGGCGGCAGGCCGTTTCGAGGGCCGACCGGCTCTTCTGGCCGCCTATGTCAGCGGCCACCGGAATACGTTGGGCCTCCTGACCTGGAACGGGCACACCTGGAGCCGGACCGGGTCCCTCTCCGAGCCACCCCAGTATGCCCTCACCCCTCTCAGCGCCGACCGCTTCCGCCTGGGGCTGGTGCCCCCGGTCACCTACCCCCTGGCCGCAGCTGCCGGCCGGATCACGGCCCTGCCGGCCGTACGCCCCGGCACCATCCCCAACTGGATCCTCACCCCCGCCTCAGGGACGGTGGGCGGGCCCGTCAGCCCGGTTCCCGCCTCTCCATCAGCGGCTGGGTGCCCTACGCCTGGACCCGGGGCTACCTCACCCTCAACTGGGAGGACCCGGAGCGGGCGACCTCATTACCCGGTGGAACGTCCGCACCGCTCCCAACGGCACCTTCCGGACCACGGTCACCATCCCCGCCCGCCTGGACGGCCGGCCCGTCCCCGCCGGCGACTACCGCCTGACTGCGGTGCTGGGCCGGGGCAGCACCAGCCTCCTGGAACTGAAGTCCTGGATCCCGGTGCGGCCGGCGTCCGCTGA
- a CDS encoding protein of unknown function (Evidence 5 : Unknown function), with translation MPSPLSAPTASAWGWCPRSPTPWPQLPAGSRPCRPYAPAPSPTGSSPPPQGRWAGPSARFPPLHQRLGALRLDPGLPHPQLGGPGAGDLITRWNVRTAPNGTFRTTVTIPARLDGRPVPAGDYRLTAVLGRGSTSLLELKSWIPVRPASAEAAGG, from the coding sequence ATGCCCTCACCCCTCTCAGCGCCGACCGCTTCCGCCTGGGGCTGGTGCCCCCGGTCACCTACCCCCTGGCCGCAGCTGCCGGCCGGATCACGGCCCTGCCGGCCGTACGCCCCGGCACCATCCCCAACTGGATCCTCACCCCCGCCTCAGGGACGGTGGGCGGGCCCGTCAGCCCGGTTCCCGCCTCTCCATCAGCGGCTGGGTGCCCTACGCCTGGACCCGGGGCTACCTCACCCTCAACTGGGAGGACCCGGAGCGGGCGACCTCATTACCCGGTGGAACGTCCGCACCGCTCCCAACGGCACCTTCCGGACCACGGTCACCATCCCCGCCCGCCTGGACGGCCGGCCCGTCCCCGCCGGCGACTACCGCCTGACTGCGGTGCTGGGCCGGGGCAGCACCAGCCTCCTGGAACTGAAGTCCTGGATCCCGGTGCGGCCGGCGTCCGCTGAAGCCGCTGGCGGTTGA
- the fdhA gene encoding Glutathione-independent formaldehyde dehydrogenase, translating into MKAVVYEAPFKVGVHDVPEPKIEHPSDAIVKITTTAICGSDLHMYEGRTAAQPGIIFGHENMGEIVEVGSAVSRLKVGDRVVMPFNVACGHCQNCEAGYTAFCTEVNPGFAGGAYGYVAMGPYAGGQAQYLRVPWADFNALSLPPGREHESDFALLADIFPTGWHGVSLSGFKPGESIAIFGGGPVGLMAAYSALLRGASEVYVVDHVPERLEKARSIGAIAVNFDEGDPVDQILSLHHGMVDRGVDAVGYQATQGGKEVPNTVLTSLVRVVRPTGGLGIPGLYVPSDPGAPDAAAREGLLMFPVGKFFEKGLTMGTGQCNVKMYNRQLRDLIIAGRAKPSFVVSHEIPIEKAPEAYEKFDKRVEGYTKVLIHPNG; encoded by the coding sequence ATGAAGGCTGTGGTATATGAGGCCCCCTTCAAGGTCGGCGTCCACGACGTTCCGGAACCGAAGATAGAACACCCCTCCGATGCCATCGTCAAGATCACCACCACCGCCATCTGCGGATCCGACCTCCACATGTATGAAGGCCGCACCGCCGCCCAGCCCGGCATCATCTTCGGGCATGAGAACATGGGCGAGATCGTGGAGGTAGGATCCGCCGTCTCCCGCCTCAAGGTCGGCGACCGCGTGGTCATGCCCTTCAATGTGGCCTGCGGCCACTGCCAGAACTGTGAGGCCGGCTACACCGCCTTCTGCACCGAAGTGAACCCGGGCTTCGCCGGCGGCGCCTACGGCTACGTGGCCATGGGCCCCTACGCCGGAGGTCAGGCCCAGTACCTGCGCGTGCCCTGGGCGGACTTCAACGCCCTCTCCCTGCCGCCCGGCCGGGAACATGAAAGCGATTTCGCCCTTCTGGCCGACATCTTCCCCACCGGCTGGCACGGGGTCTCCCTCTCCGGCTTCAAGCCGGGCGAGTCCATCGCCATCTTCGGCGGCGGGCCCGTAGGCCTGATGGCCGCCTACAGCGCCCTCCTGCGCGGCGCCTCCGAGGTCTACGTGGTCGACCATGTACCCGAACGGCTGGAGAAGGCCCGCTCCATCGGGGCCATTGCCGTCAATTTTGACGAAGGCGACCCCGTGGACCAGATCCTGAGCCTGCATCACGGCATGGTGGACCGCGGGGTGGACGCGGTGGGCTACCAGGCCACCCAGGGCGGCAAGGAGGTGCCCAACACCGTCCTCACCTCCCTGGTGCGGGTGGTGCGGCCTACCGGAGGCCTGGGCATCCCCGGCCTATACGTGCCCTCCGACCCCGGTGCCCCGGACGCCGCCGCCCGCGAAGGCCTGCTCATGTTCCCGGTGGGCAAGTTCTTCGAGAAGGGCCTCACCATGGGGACCGGGCAGTGCAACGTGAAGATGTACAACCGCCAGCTGCGCGACCTCATTATCGCCGGGCGGGCCAAGCCCAGCTTCGTGGTCTCGCACGAGATCCCGATTGAAAAGGCCCCCGAGGCCTACGAGAAGTTCGACAAGCGGGTCGAAGGCTACACCAAGGTCCTCATCCACCCCAACGGTTAA
- the aqpM gene encoding putative aquaporin AqpM (Evidence 3 : Putative function from multiple computational evidences) → MASPVPSIRAAATAEASPPPAPPGPAGSAGAPAGEEEARRAAAGAPTLWQRSAAEFVGTGLLVLIGPGTAAFNALIVAHTHQPANLADVGVVSLAFAIIVMALVYCFGHISGCHINPAVTLGLAVVGRFPWRDVPAYLLAQFLGAVLGALGIVLVLGPPGAAIGNLGATVLAPTTGYLQGIAIEAVEAFVLMLVIMGTAVDGRAPRGMAGLAIGFTVGAIIMMTAAPTGSSFNPARTFGPYVGDSLFGGHIHWIQFPVYLIGPILGALIAAWVYSFIAWGRATAPPPGS, encoded by the coding sequence GTGGCATCCCCTGTACCGTCCATCCGCGCCGCCGCCACGGCGGAGGCGTCCCCCCCGCCGGCCCCGCCCGGGCCGGCCGGCAGCGCCGGGGCTCCCGCCGGGGAGGAGGAGGCCCGGCGCGCGGCTGCCGGCGCCCCCACCCTCTGGCAGCGGAGCGCGGCCGAGTTCGTGGGCACCGGGCTGCTGGTCCTGATCGGGCCGGGCACCGCCGCCTTCAACGCCCTCATCGTGGCCCATACCCACCAACCGGCCAACCTGGCCGATGTGGGGGTGGTCAGCCTGGCCTTCGCCATCATCGTGATGGCCCTGGTCTACTGCTTCGGGCACATCTCCGGCTGCCACATCAACCCCGCCGTCACCCTGGGCCTGGCGGTAGTGGGCCGCTTCCCCTGGCGTGACGTGCCCGCCTACCTGCTGGCACAGTTCCTGGGAGCCGTACTCGGGGCGCTGGGCATCGTGCTGGTGCTGGGCCCGCCCGGCGCCGCCATCGGCAATCTGGGCGCCACCGTGCTGGCCCCCACCACCGGCTATCTGCAGGGTATCGCCATTGAGGCGGTGGAGGCCTTCGTGCTGATGCTGGTCATCATGGGCACCGCCGTGGACGGCCGTGCTCCCCGGGGCATGGCGGGCCTGGCCATCGGCTTCACGGTGGGCGCCATCATCATGATGACCGCCGCCCCCACCGGCTCCTCCTTCAATCCCGCCCGCACCTTCGGCCCTTACGTGGGCGACAGCCTGTTCGGAGGCCACATCCACTGGATCCAGTTCCCGGTCTACCTCATCGGCCCCATCCTGGGGGCACTGATTGCGGCCTGGGTCTACAGCTTCATCGCCTGGGGCCGCGCCACCGCCCCCCCGCCCGGCAGCTAG